CCCTGCTGTGCATACGCCCGCTCAACCCAATGCCTACAAAATTCTGGTGGTAGATGATGATCCGGATATTGTAGAGCTGCTGGAATACAACCTCCGCAAGGAAGGCTATGAGGTAGCCAGTGCTCCGGATGGCCGCAAAGCCCTGGAAATAGCCCCACAGTTCGGCCCCGATATCATCCTGCTGGATGTAATGATGCCCCACCTGGATGGCATTGCGGCCTGCCGGCAGCTGCGCAGCATGCCCAAATTTAAAGACACATACATCATCTTCCTGACGGCCCGCGCCGAGGAATTTTCGGAAGTAGCGGCCTTTGAGGCAGGGGCCGATGACTTCATTGCCAAGCCCATTAAGCCGCGCGCCCTGCTCAGCCGTCTGGCTGCCTTTGTACGCCGCGACAAGGACCCGCAGCATCAGTCGGAAACCATTGAGATAAACGGCCTTACCATCGACCGTACTGGCTTTGCCGTGTACCAGGATGGTAAAAAAATCAGCCTTCCCAAGAAAGAGTTTGAGTTGCTGGCCTTCCTGGCGGCCGCGCCCCACAAGGTGTTCAACCGCGACGAGCTACTACAGAACATCTGGGGCAACGACGTCTTTGTGCTGGCCCGTACCGTGGATGTGCACGTGCGCAAAGTGCGCGAGAAAGTAGGCGACCATCATATTCAGACCATTAAAGGCGTCGGCTACAAATTCAACCTGGACTAGTAGTTCCTGTTCCTGCACCGGGAGCGGTAGCCCGCCTGGCCGCGGCTTCTTATTTTAGTGGCGCCACTACCCGCCTCCTTTTAGTTTATTGACTAATAGAGGCTTGCGGCGGCTATTGTTGAAGGCAATTTCTCTCATGGACCTCTCATCACGCTCAATTGCCATCATCATTGCCCTGCTGGTGGGGGGCGTGCTCACTGCCTTTGCCTGGATTGCGCCCACCCTACCTTTTCGGGAGGCATTTCTGGGTGCCGGCATTACGGTAGCGGCCTGCTTTCTGCTGGTGTATCTATCGTTTGAAGCCCTGATTTTCCGAGAAGTCAACAACATCTACGCCGGGCTGGAGCTCATTAAGCGCAAGGAATTCCGCCGCCTCTCCAACAAATTCCTGTTCCGGCCGGAGCCGCTGAAGCGCATGCGGGACGAAATTCTGCAGATGGCCGAGCGCAAGCAGCGCGAAATTGATGAGTTGCGCCGCCTGCAGGAGCTCCGCCGGGAGTTTCTGGCCGATGTATCGCACGAGCTGAAAACCCCCATTTTCGCGGCCCAGGGCTTTGTGCACACTGTGCTGGAAGAAGGCAGCGAGATGGACGAGTTCATCCGGGACAAGTTTCTGCGCAAAGCAGCCAATAGCCTGGATGCTTTGGATGGCCTGGTACAGGACCTCGTCACTATTTCGCAGCTGGAAAAAGGCGTTATTCGGATGCGCCGCAAGGTGTTTGATGTAGTAGAGCTGGTACAGGAGCTATTTGAGTTGCTGGAGCAGAAAGCCGCCGAGCGGCATGTGCGCCTGGAACTGTTTCCGCCCATTACTCCACCGGGCGGCCTGCGCGTGCTCGCCGACCGCAACCGCATCCGGCAGGTGCTCATCAACCTGATTGATAACGCCATAAAGCACGGCCGGGAGGGCGGGCACGTGGTAGTGAGCCTGCACGAAAGCGGTAAAAATGTACGCCTGGAAGTGCGCGACGACGGCGCCGGCATCCCCAAAGAGCACCAGCACCGCATTTTTGAGCGCTTCTACCGCATTGATAAAAGCCGCTCCCGCGACTCCGGCGGCTCCGGCCTGGGGCTGGCCATCAGCAAGCACATTGTGGAGGCACACAAGTCCAGCATTCGGGTGCACAGCGAGGTGGGCCAGGGCACAGCGCTGGAGTTTAAGCTGCCCAAGCCCCGGAAAGCCGCCGCCCTGCAAAAGGAGGAGTAAGGAATACCCGTGGCCAGCACGGTAGGGCTTCGCGAACATTGCCGTACCTTTGGGGCCTGTTATGAAGCTACCCAATTTCAAGGATCTGATTTTGTTTGAGGACGAGGACTTCGTCGTCATCAACAAACCCCCGTTTTTAGCCACGCTGGATGAGCGGTTTGGCGGCGCCCCCAACATCCTGCGCCTGGCGCGCGAGGTGTACGACGATGTGCAGGCCTGCCACCGCCTCGAC
The Hymenobacter sp. DG25B genome window above contains:
- a CDS encoding response regulator transcription factor, coding for MHTPAQPNAYKILVVDDDPDIVELLEYNLRKEGYEVASAPDGRKALEIAPQFGPDIILLDVMMPHLDGIAACRQLRSMPKFKDTYIIFLTARAEEFSEVAAFEAGADDFIAKPIKPRALLSRLAAFVRRDKDPQHQSETIEINGLTIDRTGFAVYQDGKKISLPKKEFELLAFLAAAPHKVFNRDELLQNIWGNDVFVLARTVDVHVRKVREKVGDHHIQTIKGVGYKFNLD
- a CDS encoding sensor histidine kinase yields the protein MDLSSRSIAIIIALLVGGVLTAFAWIAPTLPFREAFLGAGITVAACFLLVYLSFEALIFREVNNIYAGLELIKRKEFRRLSNKFLFRPEPLKRMRDEILQMAERKQREIDELRRLQELRREFLADVSHELKTPIFAAQGFVHTVLEEGSEMDEFIRDKFLRKAANSLDALDGLVQDLVTISQLEKGVIRMRRKVFDVVELVQELFELLEQKAAERHVRLELFPPITPPGGLRVLADRNRIRQVLINLIDNAIKHGREGGHVVVSLHESGKNVRLEVRDDGAGIPKEHQHRIFERFYRIDKSRSRDSGGSGLGLAISKHIVEAHKSSIRVHSEVGQGTALEFKLPKPRKAAALQKEE